From a region of the Arachis ipaensis cultivar K30076 chromosome B09, Araip1.1, whole genome shotgun sequence genome:
- the LOC107616406 gene encoding uncharacterized protein LOC107616406 isoform X2 — translation MFAASDAGKRKGQKTTEFWDVDLIDSEGIVKQAKMSVREAMERSLNGSKIILRFNEELQAVGDGAGMLSGILGALGSDYSKFPICEKSWAKVRGKDRVYDDCIKEMFHFQDSSGRIKKTLLKQMGRSWKDTRGRLYDSHYKPTLTLEQNLEKRPEGILREHWRWFIDYRNDPATKAKCKQNALNR, via the exons ATGTTTGCTGCTTCTGATGCTGGCAAGCGCAAAGGACAAAAGACTACCGAGTTTTGGGATGTTGATCTCATTG aTTCTGAAGGAATAGTCAAGCAAGCTAAAATGAGTGTGAGGGAGGCTATGGAGCGGTCTCTTAATGGTAGCAAGATCATACTGAGGTTCAACGAGGAACTGCAAGCAGTGGGAGATGGAGCTGGCATGTTGAGTGGCATTCTAGGAGCGCTGGGATCTGATTACAGCAAATTTCCTATCTGTGAAAAGAGTTGGGCTAAGGTGCGGGGCAAAGACAGGGTTTATGATGATTGCATAAAG GAGATGTTCCACTTTCAGGATAGCAGTGGTAGAATCAAGAAAACACTTTTGAAACAAATGGGGAGGTCTTGGAAGGACACAAGGGGGAGGCTGTATGACTCGCATTACAAACCAACATTAACACTTGAGCAGAATCTTGAGAAGCGCCCGGAGGGAATTTTGAGAgagcattggaggtggttcattgaCTATCGTAATGATCCTGCAACAAAG GCGAAGTGCAAGCAAAACGCGCTGAATCGATAG
- the LOC107617656 gene encoding mannose-specific lectin CML-2, protein MAKLFSSIAIFLTLLNLATSQDSLSFSFNNFEQEAERNLILQGDAHIDPNVLQLTRTDSNEISVGRALYLAQVHLSDKSTNRLANFQIQFSFSLKSRGSSQPADGLAVFLAPADTTIPPGSNGGLLGLFEPANALNASANKVIAVEFDTFYDRSSNAWDPSYTHIGIDVNSIKSAKTVRWDRRDDQILNVLVTYTASSRTLAVSATYPDGKKYELSHEVDLRKELPEYVRVGFSAATGQQFQSHTLHSWSFTSVLLNTVSMENEYIVFTRGIEK, encoded by the coding sequence ATGGCCAAGCTTTTTTCCTCCATAGCCATCTTCCTCACGCTACTAAACCTAGCAACCTCGCAAGATTCACTTTCCTTCAGCTTCAATAActtcgaacaagaagctgaaagaAACCTAATcttgcaaggagatgcacacatTGACCCAAATGTACTGCAACTCACTAGAACCGACAGCAATGAAATCAGTGTTGGGAGAGCCTTGTACTTAGCACAAGTGCACCTATCGGATAAAAGTACAAACAGACTCGCAAACTTTCAAATCCAATTCAGTTTTTCCCTTAAGTCACGGGGCTCGTCCCAGCCAGCGGACGGCCTTGCCGTCTTCCTGGCGCCGGCGGACACCACCATACCGCCCGGATCGAACGGAGGGCTTTTAGGGCTCTTTGAACCTGCCAATGCCCTAAACGCCTCCGCAAACAAAGTTATCGCAGTCGAATTCGACACCTTTTATGACAGAAGTTCAAATGCCTGGGATCCAAGTTACACACACATTGGAATCGATGTGAATTCCATTAAGTCTGCGAAGACTGTGAGATGGGATAGAAGAGACGATCAAATCCTTAATGTTCTTGTGACATACACTGCTTCTAGTCGAACCCTGGCAGTGTCTGCTACCTACCCTGATGGTAAAAAGTACGAGCTCTCTCATGAGGTCGACTTGAGAAAAGAGCTTCCGGAATATGTTAGGGTTGGATTCTCGGCCGCTACCGGACAACAATTCCAATCACACACTCTTCACTCGTGGTCTTTCACTTCAGTGTTGCTTAATACTGTGAGCATGGAGAATGAGTACATTGTGTTTACACGAGGAATTGAGAAATGA
- the LOC107616406 gene encoding uncharacterized protein LOC107616406 isoform X1, which translates to MNTLTGCLLLLMLASAKDKRLPSFGMLISLVTNSEGIVKQAKMSVREAMERSLNGSKIILRFNEELQAVGDGAGMLSGILGALGSDYSKFPICEKSWAKVRGKDRVYDDCIKEMFHFQDSSGRIKKTLLKQMGRSWKDTRGRLYDSHYKPTLTLEQNLEKRPEGILREHWRWFIDYRNDPATKAKCKQNALNR; encoded by the exons ATGAACACATTGACAGGATGTTTGCTGCTTCTGATGCTGGCAAGCGCAAAGGACAAAAGACTACCGAGTTTTGGGATGTTGATCTCATTGGTAACAA aTTCTGAAGGAATAGTCAAGCAAGCTAAAATGAGTGTGAGGGAGGCTATGGAGCGGTCTCTTAATGGTAGCAAGATCATACTGAGGTTCAACGAGGAACTGCAAGCAGTGGGAGATGGAGCTGGCATGTTGAGTGGCATTCTAGGAGCGCTGGGATCTGATTACAGCAAATTTCCTATCTGTGAAAAGAGTTGGGCTAAGGTGCGGGGCAAAGACAGGGTTTATGATGATTGCATAAAG GAGATGTTCCACTTTCAGGATAGCAGTGGTAGAATCAAGAAAACACTTTTGAAACAAATGGGGAGGTCTTGGAAGGACACAAGGGGGAGGCTGTATGACTCGCATTACAAACCAACATTAACACTTGAGCAGAATCTTGAGAAGCGCCCGGAGGGAATTTTGAGAgagcattggaggtggttcattgaCTATCGTAATGATCCTGCAACAAAG GCGAAGTGCAAGCAAAACGCGCTGAATCGATAG
- the LOC107616822 gene encoding mannose/glucose-specific lectin-like, whose translation MAISTKNLLPPFFIAIFLTLLNTATSTDSLSFSFINFAPDERNLILQGDAEISADNNVVKLTKTNATGHPLPNTVGRVLHTAQVRLWEQSTNRLASFETQFSFYLTGPSGSAADGIAFFXXXXFDTFVDHNSNKWDPYYRHIGIDVNSIKSSAVTYWSRRDNQVLNVLISYNPTTKTLTVVATYPDGQRFELSHVVDLRTVLPEWVRVGFSAASGQLYETHNLASWSFTSSLLYTAQKENQFIKLARGA comes from the coding sequence ATGGCCATCTCCACCAAAAACCTTCTTCCACCTTTCTTCATTGCCATTTTCCTTACACTACTCAACACCGCAACCTCCACAGATTCCCTTTCCTTCAGCTTTATCAACTTCGCCCCAGACGAAAGAAACCTAATCCTACAAGGCGATGCAGAAATTTCCGCAGACAACAATGTAGTTAAACTTACCAAGACAAACGCCACCGGCCACCCACTGCCCAACACCGTAGGCCGAGTCTTGCACACAGCACAAGTGCGCCTTTGGGAACAAAGCACCAACAGGCTCGCAAGCTTCGAGACTCAGTTCAGCTTTTATCTCACAGGACCGTCCGGTTCTGCGGCCGATGGTATAGCCTTCTTCNNNNNNNNNNAGTTCGACACCTTCGTGGATCACAACTCAAACAAATGGGATCCATACTACCGTCACATCGGAATTGATGTCAATTCTATTAAATCCTCGGCAGTTACATATTGGTCAAGGAGAGATAATCAAGTCCTTAACGTCCTCATAAGTTATAACCCTACTACTAAAACCCTAACGGTTGTTGCTACTTACCCTGATGGTCAACGATTCGAACTATCTCATGTCGTTGACTTGAGGACTGTGCTTCCAGAATGGGTTAGGGTTGGATTTTCAGCTGCTTCGGGCCAACTATATGAAACGCATAACCTTGCCTCATGGTCTTTCACCTCATCTTTGTTGTACACTGCTCAGAAGGAGAACCAGTTTATTAAACTTGCACGTGGTGCATGA